A portion of the Corynebacterium rouxii genome contains these proteins:
- the acpS gene encoding holo-ACP synthase AcpS: MIVIGTDIVCIPSFAQQLDQPGTQFDRVFSTQELRVASRYRGRRRAEHLAGRWAAKEAFIKAWSQSLYGKPPVLDHVDWAEIEVQPDAWGRVLVVPRGEVAHACGIESAQVSISHDGDYAIAQCVLG; the protein is encoded by the coding sequence ATGATTGTTATTGGAACCGACATCGTGTGCATTCCCTCTTTTGCGCAGCAGTTAGACCAGCCTGGTACGCAGTTTGATCGGGTGTTTTCGACCCAGGAGTTACGCGTTGCGTCGCGCTATCGGGGGCGGCGGCGCGCTGAGCATTTGGCGGGGCGCTGGGCTGCTAAAGAAGCGTTTATTAAGGCGTGGTCGCAGTCGTTGTATGGCAAGCCGCCGGTGTTAGATCACGTCGATTGGGCAGAGATTGAGGTACAACCGGACGCGTGGGGACGGGTGCTGGTGGTGCCGCGTGGGGAGGTCGCTCACGCCTGCGGTATCGAGTCTGCGCAGGTGAGTATTAGCCATGATGGGGATTACGCCATAGCTCAGTGCGTGTTGGGCTAG